One genomic region from Lates calcarifer isolate ASB-BC8 linkage group LG10, TLL_Latcal_v3, whole genome shotgun sequence encodes:
- the LOC108876652 gene encoding uncharacterized protein LOC108876652 has protein sequence MPVFEEDEEGSDLPGGKEGEPAGEARAEENLHSQGHQMSALSAEISNQKAKNENLLQAIRFKQPVQDLHVAEEEVSDKSLDDVPNLAHCSDECDLQRRLPSLYPDGIFLAKLVHICSPDEDEEEGEDKFSV, from the exons ATGCCAGTGTtcgaggaggatgaggagggcaGTGACCTGccaggaggaaaagagggagaaccAGCAGGAGAGGCTCGTGCTGAGGAAAACCTCCACAGTCAGGGACACCAG ATGTCAGCTCTGAGTGCAGAAATCAGCAATCAGaaggcaaaaaatgaaaatctgctgcaAG CCATAAGGTTCAAGCAGCCAGTCCAGGATCTTCATGTTGCAGAGGAAGAAGTATCAGACAAGTCTTTGGATGATGTGCCGAACCTAGCTCACTGTTCAGATGAGTGTGACCTGCAGAGGAGGTTACCTTCCCTCTATCCTGATGGAATATTCCTCGCTAAGCTTGTCCATATCTGTAGCCctgatgaagatgaggaagagggagaagacaAATTTAGTGTTTAG